The following DNA comes from Camelina sativa cultivar DH55 chromosome 14, Cs, whole genome shotgun sequence.
AAAGCTGTGACTGTCCttgcaaaacaaataaaaccgTGACTGTCATTGccaaacaaatacaaccaaacaaatacaactaaATCATACAAACATCAAAAGCCATACAATCCTTACAAACATCATAAGCCATTTAGACATAACCCTTCACATCAACAAAACATCCCAAATATGTGACATGTTCCACAACAAGATAGCTTCTTCTCTTCACGTGACTGTCCACAGCTACATTTGATGACCcgaaacctgaaacaaaagaatacaAGTAGAGTTAAGCACAACAAAACATATTAACATGAGAGACATAGAATGGTGACAACATGAGAAAGACACACAAGAGttaaatataacaaatgaaaagaattgaaacctaaatgtttgtcaacatttgatCTACTAGTTTGTCTCTAAGTAGCACTTCAGCTGGTGTTAGTTCACTCTTGTTAACCAGGCTGTCTAGCAATCTCATCTTGTCGTGCCTCTCTTTAGCCGTTTGTTCTTGATCCTTCATTGCAATGATCTTATCTAACTTACGGACAGAACCATCCTCAACATCAATACTAACAGTCGGTTTCTTCCCTTTGTTCTTAGTAGCTTTAACCCCCGGAGGCCTCTTCTCAGATCCATCATTGCACGTAGTAGTAGTCTCAGATGCAAGCTTAGTCCGCTTGTGGTTACATTCTTCTGTGATCCATTTCTGATCGTGCTTCAGCTCCCTCCACCAATGTCCAAGCATAAATGGCTTCTTCATGTCGTTATTGTAAAGCTCATACGCCATTCTCATCACgtcatcttctgattctccacttttccttcttgtacttgtttgtGCGTAACATcccacaaacttgttgactTGGTGGTTTATCTTGTTCCACCTAGCCTTACATTGTGAAGGCCCTCTTGCGTTTGAACCGGCTGATCCATCATTTGCTTTGTAATAGTCTGCAACTCTCTTCCATAAACTTGTTAACCGCTGCTCATTACTTACAACTGGATCCTTGCTTATGTTCAACCAAGCACTTATGAGGTTGGCATCTTCCTCTGCACTCCACCGCTTCCTACTTCCTCTGCCGCCGTCTTCTTCAGTCTCTTCAACTGTAACCTCTATACAGTCTTCAGTTTCGGATGTTTTGGGCTAAAGTTaagaggctgagaagagaatgggTTGCTAAATTGAATAGGCTGAGAGGATTTAGCAGAATGTGGAGGGTTAGGATTATCATAAACGTTGGGATCTAtttgagaattcaaaagatCAACATAATTTTCTGATGACAAACGATAAGGATTTCTAGGATCCATTGTTTGTGTTTAATGAAAGCTTATGTTTAACTAAAAGGGTTTGTAGATTGAGGGTTTATATTGTTTAACAATGAGGGTTTATATTGAACTCAAGGTTAGGTTAGCTTTTTAACTAAAGGTTagataaaaaaagtaaagtttAATTGAGGTAAAAAGCTAATGAGTGTTTAGTTGACAAGAGATATACTTTTCAGTATATCTCTATGAGTAGACAACTGAATAACTTTTCAGTAAATCTACTTGTGTACAAATTTTCCAAAATGTGATGTTTAAAGTCAATACtaaattcaaattcaatcatGTTTCTCAATAAACCAGTGTAATTATGCTTTTTATTCAAACTAGAAACAAATTTCACCTTCCAAAATAATTGTGCGAAAGAACAACAATCGGGttcccaaaatattttaaaacacttgagcaaaaaaagaaaacaggacACGGCAAAACATCCCAAATCATACCTTTTAGcacaattatttataaaaaacatcAAACTAGAA
Coding sequences within:
- the LOC104744144 gene encoding glutathione S-transferase T3-like — its product is MDPRNPYRLSSENYVDLLNSQIDPNPKTSETEDCIEVTVEETEEDGGRGSRKRWSAEEDANLISAWLNISKDPVVSNEQRLTSLWKRVADYYKANDGSAGSNARGPSQCKARWNKINHQVNKFVGCYAQTSTRRKSGESEDDVMRMAYELYNNDMKKPFMLGHWWRELKHDQKWITEECNHKRTKLASETTTTCNDGSEKRPPGVKATKNKGKKPTVSIDVEDGSVRKLDKIIAMKDQEQTAKERHDKMRLLDSLVNKSELTPAEVLLRDKLVDQMLTNI